From Pantoea sp. At-9b, the proteins below share one genomic window:
- a CDS encoding LLM class flavin-dependent oxidoreductase, producing MSKQIRFNAFEMNCVGHQSSGLWRHPRDRSWQYKDISYWTDLAQLLEQGLFDGIFIADVIGYYDVYGGNVDTAVREASQIPVNDPLQLAAPIAMATQHLGIGITISTTYEHPYTFARRLSTADHLTGGRIGWNIVTSYLDSGARNVGNHELLEHDARYERAEEYMEVLYKLLEGSWEPDAVVRDRERGVFADPQKVHAIRHHGKFWQVPGVHMSEPSPQRTPLLFQAGSSGAGVRFAARNAESVFVNSHTLPGLKSYVSTLRQQVAAEGRDPQGVLVYALITIIVDETDEKAQAKWREYQQYISPEGALALISGWSGQDFSAVERHQPIEKDTAGGIASLVNTFAPQQENWSVQDLAEFGSIGGLGKVFIGSVATVADQLQYWVNETDVDGFNLAYVVAHETFADVISWLVPELQRRGAYRTAYPPGKTLREKLFGQGPHLPGSHPAQRYRDPAQYADQPADEEVKA from the coding sequence GGCCCAATTGCTGGAGCAGGGGCTGTTTGACGGCATTTTCATCGCTGATGTCATCGGCTATTACGATGTTTACGGCGGCAATGTTGATACGGCAGTGCGTGAGGCCTCACAAATCCCGGTTAATGACCCATTGCAACTGGCTGCACCGATTGCCATGGCGACGCAACATCTCGGAATTGGCATCACGATCTCCACCACCTATGAACATCCCTATACCTTCGCCCGACGGTTGTCGACGGCCGATCACCTGACCGGTGGCCGTATTGGCTGGAATATTGTGACGTCCTATCTCGATAGCGGTGCACGCAACGTGGGGAATCACGAATTACTGGAGCATGACGCCCGGTACGAACGCGCCGAAGAGTACATGGAAGTGCTGTATAAACTGCTTGAAGGCAGCTGGGAGCCGGATGCAGTGGTGCGCGATCGTGAGCGCGGTGTGTTTGCCGATCCGCAAAAGGTGCATGCGATTCGCCATCACGGCAAATTCTGGCAGGTGCCGGGGGTGCATATGAGCGAGCCTTCACCCCAACGAACGCCGCTGCTGTTTCAGGCCGGGTCGTCCGGGGCGGGTGTCCGATTCGCGGCGCGCAATGCCGAAAGTGTCTTTGTTAATTCGCACACGCTACCAGGGTTGAAAAGCTATGTCTCGACGTTGCGTCAACAGGTCGCCGCCGAGGGGCGCGATCCCCAAGGTGTGCTGGTGTATGCGTTGATCACTATCATCGTCGATGAAACCGATGAAAAGGCGCAGGCGAAATGGCGCGAATACCAGCAATATATCTCGCCTGAAGGCGCGCTGGCGCTGATTTCGGGCTGGAGTGGGCAGGATTTTTCAGCGGTGGAGCGGCATCAGCCGATTGAGAAAGATACCGCCGGGGGGATCGCCTCTCTGGTGAACACCTTTGCACCGCAACAGGAAAACTGGTCGGTGCAGGATCTGGCCGAGTTTGGCAGCATCGGTGGGTTGGGGAAAGTGTTTATCGGCTCTGTCGCGACCGTGGCGGATCAGCTGCAATATTGGGTGAATGAGACCGATGTGGATGGTTTCAACCTCGCTTATGTGGTGGCGCATGAAACCTTTGCCGATGTGATTAGCTGGCTGGTGCCGGAACTGCAACGACGTGGTGCCTATCGCACGGCTTATCCGCCGGGTAAAACCCTGCGCGAGAAACTGTTCGGACAGGGGCCACATTTGCCGGGCAGTCACCCCGCCCAGCGCTATCGCGACCCCGCACAATATGCGGATCAGCCTGCTGATGAAGAGGTGAAAGCATAA